Proteins encoded within one genomic window of Gasterosteus aculeatus chromosome 18, fGasAcu3.hap1.1, whole genome shotgun sequence:
- the map7b gene encoding ensconsin isoform X14 — protein MPDSKGRDKGGGGGGGGCTRGKWKLRQGGSRSAIPALFTITEEEEGQRRRDACRRKTRASYSQYISEDGRSSSGTRPGSSGSGQTYTPTLTPTPTHTTTSTSPSNNAAPKTDSLLFNKIDERQRLARERREEREKQNAAKEAQWQGREERARLHYEKQVEERRRRLEEQRVKEDRKRAAVEEKRRQKLEEDQTRHEAVIRRTLERSQRTRPKPVRWSWGGALQTNTPSAPADADRRSVSTMNLSKHPDPVFTKRLSYSSATLLHSPDRGLRRLPLTPWESNVVNRLQQPTHSYLARSRSATSLSGEQTAMPVCPRSVSCHPMGSMSFKALQAQPLPHCRSQERSLGKGAVSSSTTTARRRTAGTTQQQKDSDHVRKSWSNLSLPLAPIFTLPPRKRSSSPGKKSRKGTAPSPGRPPQKSPGRPPTPKLLKSPGADDPGNLRPFRATPESPQPTKAPKEEEAEQVLSPLQPRLQPLGQNRTSSEQAATAASESACSPPAHKPSAGTTDPEEASRILAENRRLAREQREREEEERKQQEEQRRLAQEEMARRKAEERAKREEEAQLQAEETRRKEEEERKVEKKVEEERLQREREEAERLQKQKEEEESRQKEEAERVRLEREKHFQKAEAERLERKKRLEEIMKRTRRSDTAEKKAVPNRNGDDAVTPAAPSPSAAAASPTLNSNGSGHRPESNATALSRPDQRENGEFEEVIVLPSDSRWSPPEGEEEQEERVPVLAFRENGLTKPLSGIEDISLHQGPDVA, from the exons ATGCCAGATAGTAAAGGGCgagataaaggaggaggaggaggaggaggtgggtgcACGCGGGGCAAGTGGAAGCTGAGGCAGGGAGGCAGCCGCTCCGCCATCCCGGCACTTTTCACCATcaccgaggaagaggaaggacagagacggagagatgCTTGCAGGAGGAAGACAAGAG cGTCTTACTCACAGTACATATCAGAGGATGGCCGATCGTCTTCAGGCACCCGGCCCGGCTCCTCGGGCTCCGGGCAGACCTACACTCCCACCTTGACCCCCACCCCGACTCACACAACCACCAGCACCAGCCCCAGTAACAATGCTGCCCCCAAAACGG ACTCGTTGCTCTTCAACAAGATCGACGAGAGACAGAGGTTAGCCCGTGAGCGCCGGGAGGAGCGTGAGAAGCAGAATG CTGCCAAGGAGGCCCAGTGGCAGGGGCGAGAGGAGCGAGCCAGGCTGCACTATgagaagcaggtggaggagaggcggaggaggctggaggagcagagggtgaAGGAGGACAGGAAGCGGGCTGCCGTGGAGGAGAAGCGACGGCAGAAACTGGAGGAAGACCAG ACTCGTCATGAGGCGGTGATCCGTCGCACGCTGGAGAGGAGCCAGAGAACCAGACCGAAGCCCGTCCGCTGGTCCTGGGGAGGGGCGCTGCAGACAAACACTCCCAGCGCGCCGGCCG aTGCCGACAGGCGGTCAGTTTCCACAATGAATTTATCCAAACACCCAGACCCCGTTTTTACCAAGCGCCTGTCCTACTCCTCTGCTACACTCCTACACTCACCGGACCGAG GCCTGCGCCGTCTTCCGTTGACGCCATGGGAGAGCAACGTGGTGAACCGCCTGCAGCAGCCGACGCACTCCTACTTGGCTCGGAGCCGCAGTGCCACGAGTCTGTCTGGAGAGCAAACcg CCATGCCTGTTTGTCCTCGCTCAGTGTCCTGCCACCCCATGGGCTCCATGTCCTTCAAAGCCCTGCAGGCCCAGCCGCTTCCTCACTGCCGCAGCCAGGAGAGGAGCCTCGGCAAGGGGGCCGTCTCGTCGTCCACCACGACCGCTCGCAGGAGGACCGCCGGCACCACACAG CAGCAGAAGGACAGTGACCACGTCAGGAAGTCATGGAGCAACCTGTCACTACCCTTGGCTCCTATTTTCACTCTGCCCCCCAGAAAGCGCTCCTCTTCTCCAGGCAAGAAGAGCAGAAAAGGGACAGCGCCCTCACCTGGCAG gcctccacaAAAGTCACCTGGGCGACCCCCAACTCCCAAGCTGCTTAAGTCTCCGGGGGCAGATGACCCTGGAAATCTCCGTCCTTTCAGGGCCACGCCAGAGAGCCCCCAACCCACCAAAGCCCCTAAAGAGGAGGAAGCCGAGCAGGTTCTCAGTCCTCTTCAGCCTCGGCTTCAGCCGCTGGGTCAGAACAGGACCAGTAGTGAACAGGCCGCTACAGCAGCCAGCG AGAGCGCTTGCAGTCCACCAGCCCACAAGCCCTCAGCAGGCACCACAGACCCAGAGGAGGCGAGCCGGATCCTGGCCGAGAATCGGCGCCTGGCCcgcgagcagagagagagggaggaagaggagcgaaagcaacaggaggagcagaggag GTTGGCGCAAGAGGAGATGGCTCGCCGTAAGGCCGAGGAGCGGGcgaagcgagaggaggaggctcaGCTTCAGGCGGAGGAGAccagaaggaaagaggaggaggagaggaaggtggaaaaaaaggtggaggaggagaggcttcagcgagagagagaggaggcagagagactcCAGAAGCAG aaagaggaggaagagtctCGGCAGAAAGAAGAGGCGGAGCGGGTGagactggagagagagaaacacttcCAGAAGGCGGAGGCCGAGCGCTTGGAGCGTAAAAag CGTCTGGAGGAGATCATGAAGAGAACGAGACGTTCAGACACGGCAGAGAAG AAAGCTGTTCCCAACAGGAACGGGGACGACGCAG TGACTCCCGCCGCTCCAAGTCCGtctgcggcggcggcgtcaCCGACACTCAACAGCAACGGCAGCGGCCACCGACCTGAGTCCAACGCCACAGCGCTGAGCCGCCCCGACCAGAG GGAGAACGGGGAGTTTGAAGAGGTGATTGTACTGCCTTCCGATTCCAGGTGGTCTCCtcctgagggagaggaggagcaggaggagcgagTTCCTGTTTTAGCCTTCAGGGAGAACGGTCTCACAAAGCCTCTGAGTGGAATAGAGGATATCTCATTGCATCAGGGACCAG ATGTTGCCTGA
- the map7b gene encoding ensconsin isoform X7 has translation MPDSKGRDKGGGGGGGGCTRGKWKLRQGGSRSAIPALFTITEEEEGQRRRDACRRKTRASYSQYISEDGRSSSGTRPGSSGSGQTYTPTLTPTPTHTTTSTSPSNNAAPKTDSLLFNKIDERQRLARERREEREKQNAAKEAQWQGREERARLHYEKQVEERRRRLEEQRVKEDRKRAAVEEKRRQKLEEDQTRHEAVIRRTLERSQRTRPKPVRWSWGGALQTNTPSAPADADRRSVSTMNLSKHPDPVFTKRLSYSSATLLHSPDRGLQMRTTSSPVISKSQSKPRLHQGKTTQHKNTGLRRLPLTPWESNVVNRLQQPTHSYLARSRSATSLSGEQTAMPVCPRSVSCHPMGSMSFKALQAQPLPHCRSQERSLGKGAVSSSTTTARRRTAGTTQQQKDSDHVRKSWSNLSLPLAPIFTLPPRKRSSSPGKKSRKGTAPSPGRPPQKSPGRPPTPKLLKSPGADDPGNLRPFRATPESPQPTKAPKEEEAEQVLSPLQPRLQPLGQNRTSSEQAATAASESACSPPAHKPSAGTTDPEEASRILAENRRLAREQREREEEERKQQEEQRRLAQEEMARRKAEERAKREEEAQLQAEETRRKEEEERKVEKKVEEERLQREREEAERLQKQKEEEESRQKEEAERVRLEREKHFQKAEAERLERKKRLEEIMKRTRRSDTAEKKAVPNRNGDDAVTPAAPSPSAAAASPTLNSNGSGHRPESNATALSRPDQRENGEFEEVIVLPSDSRWSPPEGEEEQEERVPVLAFRENGLTKPLSGIEDISLHQGPDVA, from the exons ATGCCAGATAGTAAAGGGCgagataaaggaggaggaggaggaggaggtgggtgcACGCGGGGCAAGTGGAAGCTGAGGCAGGGAGGCAGCCGCTCCGCCATCCCGGCACTTTTCACCATcaccgaggaagaggaaggacagagacggagagatgCTTGCAGGAGGAAGACAAGAG cGTCTTACTCACAGTACATATCAGAGGATGGCCGATCGTCTTCAGGCACCCGGCCCGGCTCCTCGGGCTCCGGGCAGACCTACACTCCCACCTTGACCCCCACCCCGACTCACACAACCACCAGCACCAGCCCCAGTAACAATGCTGCCCCCAAAACGG ACTCGTTGCTCTTCAACAAGATCGACGAGAGACAGAGGTTAGCCCGTGAGCGCCGGGAGGAGCGTGAGAAGCAGAATG CTGCCAAGGAGGCCCAGTGGCAGGGGCGAGAGGAGCGAGCCAGGCTGCACTATgagaagcaggtggaggagaggcggaggaggctggaggagcagagggtgaAGGAGGACAGGAAGCGGGCTGCCGTGGAGGAGAAGCGACGGCAGAAACTGGAGGAAGACCAG ACTCGTCATGAGGCGGTGATCCGTCGCACGCTGGAGAGGAGCCAGAGAACCAGACCGAAGCCCGTCCGCTGGTCCTGGGGAGGGGCGCTGCAGACAAACACTCCCAGCGCGCCGGCCG aTGCCGACAGGCGGTCAGTTTCCACAATGAATTTATCCAAACACCCAGACCCCGTTTTTACCAAGCGCCTGTCCTACTCCTCTGCTACACTCCTACACTCACCGGACCGAG GTTTACAGATGAGAACCACCTCGTCTCCTGTCATTAGTAAATCTCAGTCCAAACCCCGACTCCACCAGGGAAAGACCacccaacacaaaaacacag GCCTGCGCCGTCTTCCGTTGACGCCATGGGAGAGCAACGTGGTGAACCGCCTGCAGCAGCCGACGCACTCCTACTTGGCTCGGAGCCGCAGTGCCACGAGTCTGTCTGGAGAGCAAACcg CCATGCCTGTTTGTCCTCGCTCAGTGTCCTGCCACCCCATGGGCTCCATGTCCTTCAAAGCCCTGCAGGCCCAGCCGCTTCCTCACTGCCGCAGCCAGGAGAGGAGCCTCGGCAAGGGGGCCGTCTCGTCGTCCACCACGACCGCTCGCAGGAGGACCGCCGGCACCACACAG CAGCAGAAGGACAGTGACCACGTCAGGAAGTCATGGAGCAACCTGTCACTACCCTTGGCTCCTATTTTCACTCTGCCCCCCAGAAAGCGCTCCTCTTCTCCAGGCAAGAAGAGCAGAAAAGGGACAGCGCCCTCACCTGGCAG gcctccacaAAAGTCACCTGGGCGACCCCCAACTCCCAAGCTGCTTAAGTCTCCGGGGGCAGATGACCCTGGAAATCTCCGTCCTTTCAGGGCCACGCCAGAGAGCCCCCAACCCACCAAAGCCCCTAAAGAGGAGGAAGCCGAGCAGGTTCTCAGTCCTCTTCAGCCTCGGCTTCAGCCGCTGGGTCAGAACAGGACCAGTAGTGAACAGGCCGCTACAGCAGCCAGCG AGAGCGCTTGCAGTCCACCAGCCCACAAGCCCTCAGCAGGCACCACAGACCCAGAGGAGGCGAGCCGGATCCTGGCCGAGAATCGGCGCCTGGCCcgcgagcagagagagagggaggaagaggagcgaaagcaacaggaggagcagaggag GTTGGCGCAAGAGGAGATGGCTCGCCGTAAGGCCGAGGAGCGGGcgaagcgagaggaggaggctcaGCTTCAGGCGGAGGAGAccagaaggaaagaggaggaggagaggaaggtggaaaaaaaggtggaggaggagaggcttcagcgagagagagaggaggcagagagactcCAGAAGCAG aaagaggaggaagagtctCGGCAGAAAGAAGAGGCGGAGCGGGTGagactggagagagagaaacacttcCAGAAGGCGGAGGCCGAGCGCTTGGAGCGTAAAAag CGTCTGGAGGAGATCATGAAGAGAACGAGACGTTCAGACACGGCAGAGAAG AAAGCTGTTCCCAACAGGAACGGGGACGACGCAG TGACTCCCGCCGCTCCAAGTCCGtctgcggcggcggcgtcaCCGACACTCAACAGCAACGGCAGCGGCCACCGACCTGAGTCCAACGCCACAGCGCTGAGCCGCCCCGACCAGAG GGAGAACGGGGAGTTTGAAGAGGTGATTGTACTGCCTTCCGATTCCAGGTGGTCTCCtcctgagggagaggaggagcaggaggagcgagTTCCTGTTTTAGCCTTCAGGGAGAACGGTCTCACAAAGCCTCTGAGTGGAATAGAGGATATCTCATTGCATCAGGGACCAG ATGTTGCCTGA
- the map7b gene encoding ensconsin isoform X10, whose translation MPDSKGRDKGGGGGGGGCTRGKWKLRQGGSRSAIPALFTITEEEEGQRRRDACRRKTRASYSQYISEDGRSSSGTRPGSSGSGQTYTPTLTPTPTHTTTSTSPSNNAAPKTDSLLFNKIDERQRLARERREEREKQNAAKEAQWQGREERARLHYEKQVEERRRRLEEQRVKEDRKRAAVEEKRRQKLEEDQTRHEAVIRRTLERSQRTRPKPVRWSWGGALQTNTPSAPAGFVESAFLCPLDLAGLEHMQGAFSPYRRYGMTSQYADRRSVSTMNLSKHPDPVFTKRLSYSSATLLHSPDRGLRRLPLTPWESNVVNRLQQPTHSYLARSRSATSLSGEQTVSCHPMGSMSFKALQAQPLPHCRSQERSLGKGAVSSSTTTARRRTAGTTQQKDSDHVRKSWSNLSLPLAPIFTLPPRKRSSSPGKKSRKGTAPSPGRPPQKSPGRPPTPKLLKSPGADDPGNLRPFRATPESPQPTKAPKEEEAEQVLSPLQPRLQPLGQNRTSSEQAATAASESACSPPAHKPSAGTTDPEEASRILAENRRLAREQREREEEERKQQEEQRRLAQEEMARRKAEERAKREEEAQLQAEETRRKEEEERKVEKKVEEERLQREREEAERLQKQKEEEESRQKEEAERVRLEREKHFQKAEAERLERKKRLEEIMKRTRRSDTAEKKAVPNRNGDDAVTPAAPSPSAAAASPTLNSNGSGHRPESNATALSRPDQRENGEFEEVIVLPSDSRWSPPEGEEEQEERVPVLAFRENGLTKPLSGIEDISLHQGPDVA comes from the exons ATGCCAGATAGTAAAGGGCgagataaaggaggaggaggaggaggaggtgggtgcACGCGGGGCAAGTGGAAGCTGAGGCAGGGAGGCAGCCGCTCCGCCATCCCGGCACTTTTCACCATcaccgaggaagaggaaggacagagacggagagatgCTTGCAGGAGGAAGACAAGAG cGTCTTACTCACAGTACATATCAGAGGATGGCCGATCGTCTTCAGGCACCCGGCCCGGCTCCTCGGGCTCCGGGCAGACCTACACTCCCACCTTGACCCCCACCCCGACTCACACAACCACCAGCACCAGCCCCAGTAACAATGCTGCCCCCAAAACGG ACTCGTTGCTCTTCAACAAGATCGACGAGAGACAGAGGTTAGCCCGTGAGCGCCGGGAGGAGCGTGAGAAGCAGAATG CTGCCAAGGAGGCCCAGTGGCAGGGGCGAGAGGAGCGAGCCAGGCTGCACTATgagaagcaggtggaggagaggcggaggaggctggaggagcagagggtgaAGGAGGACAGGAAGCGGGCTGCCGTGGAGGAGAAGCGACGGCAGAAACTGGAGGAAGACCAG ACTCGTCATGAGGCGGTGATCCGTCGCACGCTGGAGAGGAGCCAGAGAACCAGACCGAAGCCCGTCCGCTGGTCCTGGGGAGGGGCGCTGCAGACAAACACTCCCAGCGCGCCGGCCG GTTTTGTCGAGTCGGCTTTCCTCTGTCCACTCGACCTTGCTGGACTGGAGCACATGCAGGGTGCTTTCAGTCCCTACCGCAGATACGGAATGACCTCCCAAT aTGCCGACAGGCGGTCAGTTTCCACAATGAATTTATCCAAACACCCAGACCCCGTTTTTACCAAGCGCCTGTCCTACTCCTCTGCTACACTCCTACACTCACCGGACCGAG GCCTGCGCCGTCTTCCGTTGACGCCATGGGAGAGCAACGTGGTGAACCGCCTGCAGCAGCCGACGCACTCCTACTTGGCTCGGAGCCGCAGTGCCACGAGTCTGTCTGGAGAGCAAACcg TGTCCTGCCACCCCATGGGCTCCATGTCCTTCAAAGCCCTGCAGGCCCAGCCGCTTCCTCACTGCCGCAGCCAGGAGAGGAGCCTCGGCAAGGGGGCCGTCTCGTCGTCCACCACGACCGCTCGCAGGAGGACCGCCGGCACCACACAG CAGAAGGACAGTGACCACGTCAGGAAGTCATGGAGCAACCTGTCACTACCCTTGGCTCCTATTTTCACTCTGCCCCCCAGAAAGCGCTCCTCTTCTCCAGGCAAGAAGAGCAGAAAAGGGACAGCGCCCTCACCTGGCAG gcctccacaAAAGTCACCTGGGCGACCCCCAACTCCCAAGCTGCTTAAGTCTCCGGGGGCAGATGACCCTGGAAATCTCCGTCCTTTCAGGGCCACGCCAGAGAGCCCCCAACCCACCAAAGCCCCTAAAGAGGAGGAAGCCGAGCAGGTTCTCAGTCCTCTTCAGCCTCGGCTTCAGCCGCTGGGTCAGAACAGGACCAGTAGTGAACAGGCCGCTACAGCAGCCAGCG AGAGCGCTTGCAGTCCACCAGCCCACAAGCCCTCAGCAGGCACCACAGACCCAGAGGAGGCGAGCCGGATCCTGGCCGAGAATCGGCGCCTGGCCcgcgagcagagagagagggaggaagaggagcgaaagcaacaggaggagcagaggag GTTGGCGCAAGAGGAGATGGCTCGCCGTAAGGCCGAGGAGCGGGcgaagcgagaggaggaggctcaGCTTCAGGCGGAGGAGAccagaaggaaagaggaggaggagaggaaggtggaaaaaaaggtggaggaggagaggcttcagcgagagagagaggaggcagagagactcCAGAAGCAG aaagaggaggaagagtctCGGCAGAAAGAAGAGGCGGAGCGGGTGagactggagagagagaaacacttcCAGAAGGCGGAGGCCGAGCGCTTGGAGCGTAAAAag CGTCTGGAGGAGATCATGAAGAGAACGAGACGTTCAGACACGGCAGAGAAG AAAGCTGTTCCCAACAGGAACGGGGACGACGCAG TGACTCCCGCCGCTCCAAGTCCGtctgcggcggcggcgtcaCCGACACTCAACAGCAACGGCAGCGGCCACCGACCTGAGTCCAACGCCACAGCGCTGAGCCGCCCCGACCAGAG GGAGAACGGGGAGTTTGAAGAGGTGATTGTACTGCCTTCCGATTCCAGGTGGTCTCCtcctgagggagaggaggagcaggaggagcgagTTCCTGTTTTAGCCTTCAGGGAGAACGGTCTCACAAAGCCTCTGAGTGGAATAGAGGATATCTCATTGCATCAGGGACCAG ATGTTGCCTGA
- the map7b gene encoding ensconsin isoform X11, giving the protein MAEQDGSDASPPESQASYSQYISEDGRSSSGTRPGSSGSGQTYTPTLTPTPTHTTTSTSPSNNAAPKTDSLLFNKIDERQRLARERREEREKQNAAKEAQWQGREERARLHYEKQVEERRRRLEEQRVKEDRKRAAVEEKRRQKLEEDQTRHEAVIRRTLERSQRTRPKPVRWSWGGALQTNTPSAPAGFVESAFLCPLDLAGLEHMQGAFSPYRRYGMTSQYADRRSVSTMNLSKHPDPVFTKRLSYSSATLLHSPDRGLQMRTTSSPVISKSQSKPRLHQGKTTQHKNTGLRRLPLTPWESNVVNRLQQPTHSYLARSRSATSLSGEQTAMPVCPRSVSCHPMGSMSFKALQAQPLPHCRSQERSLGKGAVSSSTTTARRRTAGTTQQQKDSDHVRKSWSNLSLPLAPIFTLPPRKRSSSPGKKSRKGTAPSPGRPPQKSPGRPPTPKLLKSPGADDPGNLRPFRATPESPQPTKAPKEEEAEQVLSPLQPRLQPLGQNRTSSEQAATAASESACSPPAHKPSAGTTDPEEASRILAENRRLAREQREREEEERKQQEEQRRLAQEEMARRKAEERAKREEEAQLQAEETRRKEEEERKVEKKVEEERLQREREEAERLQKQKEEEESRQKEEAERVRLEREKHFQKAEAERLERKKRLEEIMKRTRRSDTAEKKAVPNRNGDDAVTPAAPSPSAAAASPTLNSNGSGHRPESNATALSRPDQRENGEFEEVIVLPSDSRWSPPEGEEEQEERVPVLAFRENGLTKPLSGIEDISLHQGPDVA; this is encoded by the exons ATGGCGGAGCAGGATGGCAGCGACGCGTCTCCTCCCGAGTCCCAAG cGTCTTACTCACAGTACATATCAGAGGATGGCCGATCGTCTTCAGGCACCCGGCCCGGCTCCTCGGGCTCCGGGCAGACCTACACTCCCACCTTGACCCCCACCCCGACTCACACAACCACCAGCACCAGCCCCAGTAACAATGCTGCCCCCAAAACGG ACTCGTTGCTCTTCAACAAGATCGACGAGAGACAGAGGTTAGCCCGTGAGCGCCGGGAGGAGCGTGAGAAGCAGAATG CTGCCAAGGAGGCCCAGTGGCAGGGGCGAGAGGAGCGAGCCAGGCTGCACTATgagaagcaggtggaggagaggcggaggaggctggaggagcagagggtgaAGGAGGACAGGAAGCGGGCTGCCGTGGAGGAGAAGCGACGGCAGAAACTGGAGGAAGACCAG ACTCGTCATGAGGCGGTGATCCGTCGCACGCTGGAGAGGAGCCAGAGAACCAGACCGAAGCCCGTCCGCTGGTCCTGGGGAGGGGCGCTGCAGACAAACACTCCCAGCGCGCCGGCCG GTTTTGTCGAGTCGGCTTTCCTCTGTCCACTCGACCTTGCTGGACTGGAGCACATGCAGGGTGCTTTCAGTCCCTACCGCAGATACGGAATGACCTCCCAAT aTGCCGACAGGCGGTCAGTTTCCACAATGAATTTATCCAAACACCCAGACCCCGTTTTTACCAAGCGCCTGTCCTACTCCTCTGCTACACTCCTACACTCACCGGACCGAG GTTTACAGATGAGAACCACCTCGTCTCCTGTCATTAGTAAATCTCAGTCCAAACCCCGACTCCACCAGGGAAAGACCacccaacacaaaaacacag GCCTGCGCCGTCTTCCGTTGACGCCATGGGAGAGCAACGTGGTGAACCGCCTGCAGCAGCCGACGCACTCCTACTTGGCTCGGAGCCGCAGTGCCACGAGTCTGTCTGGAGAGCAAACcg CCATGCCTGTTTGTCCTCGCTCAGTGTCCTGCCACCCCATGGGCTCCATGTCCTTCAAAGCCCTGCAGGCCCAGCCGCTTCCTCACTGCCGCAGCCAGGAGAGGAGCCTCGGCAAGGGGGCCGTCTCGTCGTCCACCACGACCGCTCGCAGGAGGACCGCCGGCACCACACAG CAGCAGAAGGACAGTGACCACGTCAGGAAGTCATGGAGCAACCTGTCACTACCCTTGGCTCCTATTTTCACTCTGCCCCCCAGAAAGCGCTCCTCTTCTCCAGGCAAGAAGAGCAGAAAAGGGACAGCGCCCTCACCTGGCAG gcctccacaAAAGTCACCTGGGCGACCCCCAACTCCCAAGCTGCTTAAGTCTCCGGGGGCAGATGACCCTGGAAATCTCCGTCCTTTCAGGGCCACGCCAGAGAGCCCCCAACCCACCAAAGCCCCTAAAGAGGAGGAAGCCGAGCAGGTTCTCAGTCCTCTTCAGCCTCGGCTTCAGCCGCTGGGTCAGAACAGGACCAGTAGTGAACAGGCCGCTACAGCAGCCAGCG AGAGCGCTTGCAGTCCACCAGCCCACAAGCCCTCAGCAGGCACCACAGACCCAGAGGAGGCGAGCCGGATCCTGGCCGAGAATCGGCGCCTGGCCcgcgagcagagagagagggaggaagaggagcgaaagcaacaggaggagcagaggag GTTGGCGCAAGAGGAGATGGCTCGCCGTAAGGCCGAGGAGCGGGcgaagcgagaggaggaggctcaGCTTCAGGCGGAGGAGAccagaaggaaagaggaggaggagaggaaggtggaaaaaaaggtggaggaggagaggcttcagcgagagagagaggaggcagagagactcCAGAAGCAG aaagaggaggaagagtctCGGCAGAAAGAAGAGGCGGAGCGGGTGagactggagagagagaaacacttcCAGAAGGCGGAGGCCGAGCGCTTGGAGCGTAAAAag CGTCTGGAGGAGATCATGAAGAGAACGAGACGTTCAGACACGGCAGAGAAG AAAGCTGTTCCCAACAGGAACGGGGACGACGCAG TGACTCCCGCCGCTCCAAGTCCGtctgcggcggcggcgtcaCCGACACTCAACAGCAACGGCAGCGGCCACCGACCTGAGTCCAACGCCACAGCGCTGAGCCGCCCCGACCAGAG GGAGAACGGGGAGTTTGAAGAGGTGATTGTACTGCCTTCCGATTCCAGGTGGTCTCCtcctgagggagaggaggagcaggaggagcgagTTCCTGTTTTAGCCTTCAGGGAGAACGGTCTCACAAAGCCTCTGAGTGGAATAGAGGATATCTCATTGCATCAGGGACCAG ATGTTGCCTGA